In one Thermodesulfobium acidiphilum genomic region, the following are encoded:
- a CDS encoding diguanylate cyclase yields the protein MSKIKRFTLINILIFLGYLLLSWIPSLFFPGISPFWPPDAFAVFSVLIWREYPLPGIFSGLYFASLLFFNGGINFSFFVAFIDTFSLLISLLIVKRLRFDFRDVFKDVKNFLIFAIFLGIIKPLISSLCVSFIFLTYGRIVYSDLLNFIENWFISEFATIISITPFLYLLWIKRRNLVNVFKSKKDIVEFFVLIILTITLWYLCFILPNLDDGMRIGLLFVVILPTVWSVFSLDFLITYFLISLVFLLMFYATIFGFGPYYLLMKGNPIFDVEVFSSAMSFAVLLFSVLKNQIEKGQAFNSAMIEHTLAGIVVLKNRVILSVNKRFLNMLGYKNINDLIGKSSKILYFDNEHFERTGKLYEDLATKKTAQLRDVKLLKADGGYIICDISGGVINEEENLMDSVTVWTFFDVTERYQMQRAKEHEYVNKLKKLSIINTLRANVNKIILSTESEKDLFQSVCDLTLYYTKMLFSYIACPNPNGEIIFYAKSGNTDFLNQIDFSVNLDENRGKNLMSYVWNTKKPVYIQSYEEFDVSKNIKEKLLALGVRSGAGLPIYFHEKLYAIFILASDEPNYFDSELKEALEDLVRDISNGLERIELLQTERNLMIIQEALLENTLAGVVMTKEENIINVNSRALSIFGYHSAVDLMGKSMNILFSSEVEYEKIKKFYSDTKDNKKVFINNIKMITQNKKEIYCDIGFCLVKIKDEELAIWTLIDVTDRFNLEIKLHDQARIDPLTNLLNRRALMEDLQYFVARAKRNKSVFAVCMIDLDDFKVVNDTFGHSMGDKLLKEFANRLRLNLRSSDLVARIGGDEFIVLIDGLNNEEYLNQLKSAFNRIHLAVEEDYELIPGKSVRIEMSLGASIYPIDSTKPEELIRKADIAMYQIKQQKNNRVNWWQIGVK from the coding sequence ATGTCAAAAATTAAAAGGTTTACTTTAATAAATATTCTAATTTTTTTAGGGTATCTATTGCTTTCTTGGATTCCCTCTTTATTCTTTCCTGGTATTTCGCCTTTCTGGCCACCAGATGCGTTTGCAGTTTTTTCAGTACTTATATGGAGAGAATATCCTCTTCCTGGCATATTTTCGGGATTATATTTTGCAAGCTTATTGTTTTTTAATGGGGGGATAAATTTTTCATTTTTTGTGGCTTTTATAGATACTTTTTCGCTTTTGATTAGCCTTCTTATTGTGAAAAGACTTAGATTTGATTTTAGAGATGTATTCAAGGACGTTAAAAATTTTCTAATTTTTGCAATTTTTTTAGGTATCATAAAACCGCTTATTTCATCTTTGTGTGTTTCATTTATCTTTTTAACTTATGGAAGGATTGTTTATAGTGATTTATTAAATTTTATAGAAAATTGGTTTATATCAGAATTTGCTACTATTATATCTATTACACCATTTCTTTATTTGCTGTGGATTAAGAGGAGAAATTTGGTAAACGTATTTAAATCAAAGAAAGATATTGTAGAATTTTTTGTTCTCATCATTTTAACTATTACTTTATGGTATCTTTGCTTCATATTGCCAAATTTAGACGATGGTATGAGAATAGGGCTATTATTCGTTGTAATTTTGCCTACTGTTTGGTCTGTATTTAGCCTCGACTTTCTTATTACTTATTTTCTTATTTCTTTAGTATTTTTGTTAATGTTTTATGCCACTATATTTGGATTTGGGCCATATTATTTACTTATGAAAGGCAATCCCATTTTTGATGTTGAAGTTTTTTCTTCTGCAATGAGCTTTGCTGTACTGCTATTTTCTGTATTGAAGAACCAAATAGAAAAAGGACAGGCTTTTAACAGTGCAATGATAGAGCACACTCTTGCTGGAATAGTTGTATTGAAAAATAGAGTAATTTTATCAGTTAACAAAAGATTTTTAAATATGCTTGGATATAAAAATATTAACGATCTTATTGGGAAAAGTTCAAAGATCCTGTATTTTGATAATGAACATTTTGAAAGGACAGGAAAGCTTTATGAAGATCTTGCTACTAAAAAGACTGCTCAGTTAAGAGACGTTAAACTTTTAAAAGCTGATGGAGGATATATAATTTGTGATATTTCTGGCGGAGTTATAAACGAAGAAGAGAATCTGATGGATTCAGTGACTGTCTGGACCTTTTTTGACGTTACAGAAAGGTATCAAATGCAAAGGGCGAAAGAACATGAGTATGTAAATAAGCTAAAGAAATTATCTATAATCAACACTCTCAGAGCAAATGTGAATAAAATAATTTTAAGCACAGAATCTGAGAAAGACCTTTTTCAGTCTGTATGCGATCTTACTCTTTATTATACAAAAATGCTTTTTTCTTATATAGCATGTCCAAACCCCAACGGTGAAATAATCTTTTATGCAAAATCAGGAAACACTGACTTTTTAAATCAAATAGATTTTAGCGTAAATTTAGATGAGAACAGAGGCAAAAACCTTATGTCTTATGTTTGGAATACAAAAAAGCCTGTCTATATCCAATCTTATGAAGAATTTGATGTGTCTAAAAACATTAAAGAAAAATTATTAGCTCTAGGCGTTAGATCAGGGGCTGGTTTGCCAATATACTTTCATGAGAAGTTGTATGCTATATTTATTTTAGCAAGTGACGAACCTAATTATTTCGATTCAGAACTAAAAGAGGCTTTGGAAGATTTGGTGAGAGATATTTCCAATGGTCTTGAGAGGATTGAGCTTTTGCAAACTGAACGAAATCTTATGATAATTCAGGAAGCGCTTCTTGAGAATACTTTGGCTGGAGTTGTAATGACTAAAGAAGAAAATATTATTAACGTAAATTCAAGGGCATTAAGTATTTTTGGATATCATTCGGCTGTTGATCTAATGGGTAAATCTATGAATATCTTATTTTCTTCTGAAGTTGAGTATGAAAAAATAAAGAAGTTTTATTCTGATACTAAGGATAATAAAAAGGTTTTTATAAACAACATAAAGATGATAACACAGAATAAAAAGGAGATTTACTGTGATATAGGGTTTTGCCTTGTAAAAATAAAGGACGAAGAATTAGCTATATGGACGCTTATTGACGTTACCGATAGATTTAATTTAGAAATTAAGCTACACGATCAAGCAAGAATTGACCCTCTTACTAATTTGCTAAATAGAAGGGCTTTAATGGAAGATTTACAATACTTTGTAGCAAGGGCGAAAAGAAATAAAAGTGTGTTTGCAGTATGCATGATAGACCTTGACGATTTCAAAGTTGTAAACGATACATTTGGACACAGTATGGGGGACAAGCTTCTGAAAGAATTTGCAAACAGGCTTAGGTTAAATCTTAGATCTAGCGATCTAGTTGCAAGAATTGGAGGGGATGAATTTATAGTTCTAATAGATGGACTTAATAATGAAGAATATTTAAATCAACTAAAGAGTGCTTTTAATAGGATACATCTTGCAGTTGAGGAAGATTATGAATTAATACCTGGAAAAAGTGTAAGAATCGAGATGTCATTGGGGGCATCAATTTACCCGATTGATTCAACCAAGCCAGAAGAATTAATTAGAAAGGCTGATATTGCAATGTATCAAATAAAACAACAAAAAAATAATAGAGTAAATTGGTGGCAAATTGGTGTAAAATAG
- the hypF gene encoding carbamoyltransferase HypF, which translates to MLKHIFARVEGIVQGVGFRPFIYRLAKELSLNGYCLNDTEGVTIEVEGEEENLSKFLIAIKNDFPPLAVVSSIRSEQREMVGYRGFVIDKSKQTDKKTTFIPPDTNVCDDCLRELFDKTNRRFHYPFITCTNCGPRFSIIYDIPYDRKNTTMNPFELCPECKREYSDPLDRRFHTQPTACPLCGPSVYLYDRDKNLIKDNVDDIVKETYNLLMNGKIVAIKGLGGFHLAVDAKNDEAVLELRKRKRRPFKPFALMANINAVSDFLYTTKKELELLTSRARPIVLLKQKEKALEKISRYIAPDLTYIGIMLPYTPFQYLLFDKDKAMILVMTSANLSDEPIVYKDDVAFEKLYDIADYFVTYNREIAIQSDDSVMFVLNEKEFFVRRSRGFVPIPFFTKKFRKHIFAAGADLKSSFALSKDNVIFLSQYLGDLESVDTYSVYKNTLAHFEKVFDIKPEVFISDLHPNYFTTRLTDEISLNSERLFVQHHHAHIAAVMEEHGIYDEVIGLAFDGTGYGTDGRIWGSEFLLANRKEFKRVFHFSYFKLPGSEKAIKEIYRIGLSLLYDLGLTDIELAKFIKIVDRDSIEIILSMLNKNINCPLTCSIGRLFDGVAAILGVSSVVSTEAEAAQKLEELALTGKKIYPFEIDLDLSNEVEIPVNQIIKNILEMKEKGVPVEDIALSFHNAISQISVNCVQAIYDMHKIRKVVLCGGAFVNKILLKRIWEALELFGFEVFLPHRIPLNDSSIALGQISVGKELIK; encoded by the coding sequence ATGCTAAAACATATCTTTGCAAGAGTTGAAGGAATAGTTCAAGGAGTTGGTTTTAGACCATTTATATATAGACTAGCTAAAGAACTATCTTTGAATGGTTATTGTTTAAACGATACTGAAGGAGTAACTATTGAGGTTGAAGGAGAAGAAGAAAATCTAAGTAAATTTTTGATAGCAATAAAAAATGATTTTCCACCTCTAGCAGTAGTTAGCAGTATTCGTTCAGAACAAAGAGAAATGGTGGGATATAGGGGTTTTGTCATAGACAAGAGCAAACAAACCGACAAAAAGACAACTTTTATACCTCCTGATACGAATGTGTGTGATGATTGTCTTAGGGAGCTATTTGATAAAACTAACAGAAGATTTCACTATCCATTTATAACCTGTACAAACTGTGGACCTAGATTTAGTATTATCTATGACATTCCATATGACAGGAAGAATACTACTATGAACCCTTTCGAACTTTGTCCCGAATGCAAAAGAGAATATTCTGATCCACTTGATAGAAGATTTCATACACAACCTACTGCTTGCCCTTTATGTGGTCCTAGCGTTTATTTATATGACAGAGACAAAAACCTAATAAAAGATAACGTTGATGATATAGTAAAAGAAACTTATAATCTCCTAATGAATGGGAAAATAGTTGCAATTAAAGGTTTAGGGGGGTTTCATCTTGCAGTTGATGCAAAAAACGACGAAGCTGTTTTAGAACTAAGAAAAAGGAAAAGAAGGCCATTTAAGCCGTTTGCCCTTATGGCAAATATTAATGCAGTTAGTGATTTTTTATATACTACAAAAAAGGAACTAGAGCTTCTTACTTCAAGGGCAAGACCTATAGTTTTATTAAAACAAAAAGAGAAAGCTTTAGAAAAAATTAGTAGGTATATAGCTCCTGACTTAACTTATATTGGAATAATGCTTCCATATACACCGTTTCAGTATCTTTTATTTGATAAAGATAAAGCTATGATTCTGGTTATGACCAGCGCGAATTTATCTGATGAGCCAATCGTATATAAAGACGACGTAGCTTTTGAAAAACTTTATGATATTGCTGATTATTTTGTTACATATAATAGAGAAATTGCAATTCAAAGCGATGATAGCGTAATGTTTGTTTTGAACGAAAAAGAGTTCTTTGTCAGGCGTTCGAGAGGATTCGTTCCAATTCCCTTCTTTACAAAAAAATTTAGAAAACATATCTTTGCAGCAGGAGCAGATCTGAAGAGCAGTTTTGCGCTATCTAAAGATAATGTAATTTTTTTGAGCCAGTATCTTGGCGATCTTGAATCTGTTGATACCTATAGTGTTTATAAAAATACTCTTGCTCATTTTGAGAAGGTTTTCGATATAAAGCCTGAAGTTTTTATTTCTGATCTACACCCAAATTATTTTACCACGAGGCTTACAGATGAAATATCTCTTAATTCAGAGAGACTCTTTGTTCAGCACCATCACGCACATATTGCGGCTGTGATGGAAGAGCACGGTATTTACGATGAAGTTATAGGACTTGCATTTGATGGAACAGGATATGGCACGGATGGAAGAATATGGGGTAGCGAATTTTTGCTTGCTAATAGAAAAGAATTCAAAAGAGTTTTTCATTTTTCATATTTTAAGTTGCCAGGCTCTGAAAAGGCAATTAAAGAAATATATAGGATCGGGCTTTCTTTGCTTTACGACTTAGGGTTAACCGATATTGAATTGGCAAAATTTATAAAAATTGTGGATAGAGATAGTATAGAAATCATTTTAAGTATGTTAAATAAGAACATAAATTGTCCGCTAACTTGCAGTATTGGAAGGCTCTTTGATGGCGTTGCTGCAATATTAGGGGTTTCAAGTGTTGTAAGTACTGAAGCTGAAGCTGCACAAAAACTGGAAGAATTAGCTTTAACTGGGAAAAAAATTTATCCATTTGAAATAGATCTTGACTTATCTAATGAAGTAGAAATTCCTGTCAATCAAATAATAAAAAATATATTGGAGATGAAAGAAAAAGGCGTGCCTGTTGAGGATATTGCCCTATCCTTTCACAATGCAATATCACAAATCAGCGTAAATTGTGTTCAGGCTATTTATGATATGCACAAAATCAGAAAAGTTGTGCTATGCGGAGGTGCATTTGTAAATAAAATATTGTTGAAAAGAATCTGGGAGGCCTTAGAACTTTTTGGTTTTGAAGTTTTTTTGCCTCATAGGATTCCTTTAAACGACTCCTCTATTGCTCTTGGCCAAATATCTGTTGGAAAGGAATTGATAAAATAA